The DNA region AGGTGTGCGCAGCTCGTGCACCGCCATGCTGAAGAAGTCGGCGACCGCCCAGCCCTCTGAGTCCGGTCCGGCCAGTTCCGGGAACACGCTGATCGCTTCGGTGGCGAGGCCCTTGCCGTCCGACGAGTGCGCATTGTGCGGTGTGTCGACGGCGTGTCTCAGAGTCGCGAGGAACTCGACCACGAGGAACGGCTTGTCGATCACACCTGCGTACCCTGCGGCCTTGCTTCGGGCGGTCGTGCCGGCCCGGGCCTCTGCCATCGAGGCAGGATCGGCGGTGAACATCAACACGGGCAGATCCGGATGAGCGCGACGGATCGTCGCCGCGTCGGCCCACGAGCGCTGGTGACCCTTCGATCCCGGATCGCTGTCGAGGATGACGCACTTGGGCCGCCAGCGAAGGATCGCGCCCGCTATCTGATCGTGATCGGTGATGGACACATGCTCGTAACCGGCCTCGTCGAGCAGCTTCCCCACGAGCTTGCTGAGGGTCGGCTCGTCCTCGACGAGCAGCACCCACGGCTTCGCCGCTGGATCGTTGAGTGTCGTTTGCTGTTTGATGGCCATCGCGCCCTCCGGCCTGCTCTCGAAGCTGGCCGCCCCTATGACGCGATGGTCCCGCCGATCGCTCAGGGAGTCATGACGGTTCGGTCACGCCCCAATCCCGCGTCATCGCGTGTTCTTGGACCAGGTGGGCGAGCGCGCGACTAGGTCGGCGCAAGCAGGTCGAAGGCGGAGCCGACCGCGTGCAGCACGTCAGCGGTGAGGTCCTCGGAAAGCCGGTAACGGATCACGTTCTGCTGGCGACGGCTCACGACCGCGGATGCGTCGCGCAGTATCCGTAGGTGATGGCTCGTCGCTGAACGGCTCCGGTCGATGACGACCGCGAGATCGCCAGCAGCAAGCTCGGTCGCCTGGAGCGCGCGAACGATCTTCAGGCGGGTCGGATCGCACAGACACATGAGAACGCGCTGCGCCTCGCGCGCGGACCGCGGCGGCAGCATGCGCGCTTCGGCGAGTGCGACCGCACCGTGATCAATGATCCGTTGGGCGGCCATATGTCCCTCCACCTAGTTCGATGCCCGTCAAAATTGCGCCCCAGGACCTGGTTCGACATGGTGCGGCCGGTAACTCAGATCTTGGTCATCGAGGACGACCGCGACATACGAAACCTCATCCGCCAGGTGCTGAGCGATGAGGGCTACGACCTCGCGTTCGTCGACGATCCGGATCGCGTGTCGTCTGACGCGGTTCCCGATCTTGTGATCACCGATCTCGTTGGCGTGCGCCCCTACGCGAGCGCTGCGGCGCGCGCCTGGGTCCGGCGCGTCCAACAGCGGTATCCGACCGTGCCGATCATCGTGTGCACGGCCTATGAACCCGCGGTGGAGGAGGCCGATCGCCTTGGCGCGGCCGCGGTGTTGCCCAAGCCGTTCGCGATCGAACAGCTCCTCTGGACCATCGACGAGCTGACTACCCGTTAGCGCACCCCACGACGATGGTGGACGGCGTCCGTGGCAAAGACATGACCGTTCCGTCACGCTCGGCATCGCAGGAGCGGCGTGTCCCGGCTAGCCCATGACCCGTGAAAGCCCGGCCCATGGTTCGATGCCAGGAAGCCCGTTGCTC from Candidatus Limnocylindria bacterium includes:
- a CDS encoding response regulator, with amino-acid sequence MRPRTWFDMVRPVTQILVIEDDRDIRNLIRQVLSDEGYDLAFVDDPDRVSSDAVPDLVITDLVGVRPYASAAARAWVRRVQQRYPTVPIIVCTAYEPAVEEADRLGAAAVLPKPFAIEQLLWTIDELTTR
- a CDS encoding metalloregulator ArsR/SmtB family transcription factor; the protein is MAAQRIIDHGAVALAEARMLPPRSAREAQRVLMCLCDPTRLKIVRALQATELAAGDLAVVIDRSRSATSHHLRILRDASAVVSRRQQNVIRYRLSEDLTADVLHAVGSAFDLLAPT